The genome window AAACAGGGTGTTGAATTTCAATTAGCCCGGTTATTTTAAATGGGCTTATGAAGTTTTTTCTATCGTTAGGTATTTTTATTGTTTCTATATTGTTGGCGGCGCAGCTATCTGCACAGCAAAACCCGGTGATTTTAAAGAGAATTCCTGTCGGGCGCAAAGTTGGAGTAATAAAAGATACTGTTACGATTGATACGTTAAGCAGTAATAACAAAGTCAGCATTCGTGATCAAAAAGACATCGGCGATGTATTAACCAAGCTATTTCACAGCAAACCAAGTCCAGAGGTTGATTCAATTACATCTAAGCCCGAAATTTCATTAGCTCCCGCAATAGGCTATACCTTATTATCCAGATTTGCACTGGTGCTTTCGGGGAATGCTATTTTTAAAACGGGTCCACAATCTCGGATCTCAACGGTTATCGCAAGCGCGTCATATACACAAAACAAGCAGTTGATATTACCTGTTCAAACCAATATTTGGAGTAAGGACAACAGATATAATTTTGTGGGCGAATATCAATATTATAAATACCCGCAAAGCACATACGGACTCGGCAGTAATTCAAATATTAAGAATGCAGATCCGATGGATTATTCTTATTTTAAATTTTATCAAACTGCCCTGAGGCGTATAGCAGGTAATTTGTATGCCGGGCTTGGTTTCATATTTGGCACACACTGGAATATTTCTGATAAGGGTGATATAAATGGCGCGATACCGGACTATGCTGTTTACGGAAAAGCTTCACACACGGTAGCCTCAGGGCTAACCTTTAATATGCTGCTTGATTCAAGGGATAATGCGATAAACCCATTAAAAGGCGGCTATGCAGCCATCCAATACCGCGACAATTATAGCTTTTTGGGAAGCACCACGCCGTGGCGTTCACTGATCATTGATTTACGCAAGTATTTCAGGCTTTCTGATAATTCAGATAACGTGCTGGCATTTTGGAGTTATAACTGGTTGATATTAAGCGGCAGGCCCGGATATCTTGATTTACCAAGTACGCAGTGGGATGGCAATTCCGCCACCGGCAGGGGATATATCCAGGGCAGGTTTCGCGGGGCGCAGATGGTGTACCTGGAGAGTGAGTACCGGTTTAAAATTACCAGGAACGGCTTGCTTGGCGGTGTGTTGTTTTTAAACGGAGAATCGTTTTCTGCAGCGCCGGGAACCAGTTTACAACGCATCCAGCCTGGCTACGGGCCCGGCTTGCGTTTAAAACTCAATAAAAAGTCAAATACCAATATTACAATTGACTATGGCTTTGGCCGGCAAGGGTCAAACGGGTTATTTATTGACGTTGGCGAGGCCTTTTAGGTGCTTAATTTATATCTGACATAACGCATAATATAACGTACAAACAGATATTAAAATTGGAGCAGGCAGCAACCCGATCTGTATGGTGTCTCAAATTCGTTAAAGCTAAGCGGTCTGAAAATTAATTCCGGTTTATTGTTATTAATTCAAATTGTTAAATCCTGTTAAAACTTGTTAAATATCTGTTAATCAGTTATTAAATAGTCTTTGGCGTAGCGCGTATCAGTTACATTTGTGTACCAACAATTGTATCATGATAAAAAGCTATTTTAAAATCGCCTGGCGTAATATTATCCGTCATAAAAGTTTTTCATTCATCAATATCGGCGGTTTGTCAATAGGTATTGCGGCATGTCTTCTTATCTCATTGTATGTGCACTACCAGCTAAGTTATGATGGGTATCAAGTAAAAAAAGACAGGATAATTCGCATCACCAACTTGATGCATACGCCCGAAAATGATAATGTTAACATGGCGTTAACGCCTGCGCTGTTGGCTTCAGCATTAAATCATAACTATCCAGAGGTAGAAACTGCTGTACGCTTTGAGCCGGACGGCGGTATAATGAAGGTGAATAATCAATTGTTCAGAGAGGATAATGTTTATAAAGCAGATGCCAATATATTTAACGTTTTTACTTTCAAATTTGCAGCAGGCGATCCTTTTCAGGCGCTTCGCGACCCAAGCAGTATGGTGATAAGTGAAACGCTGGCGAAAAAATATTTCACCAGCGGCGATGCTATTGGCAAAAGCATTAACCATAATGGCAAAACTTACCGGGTATCAGCCGTGTTTTATGATTTGCCGGAAAATTCAGACATGAAAATCAGCGCCCTTTTTGCAGGCGACTATTCAAAAGTAACAACCTGGCTGGCCGATGATTTTTCAGTTTACACTTTTGTGCTTTTTAAACAAAAACCTGATTTAACAGCTTTTGAAAACAAGCTGGCGAAGATCTCTAAACAGCAGATCCAGCCGGAGTTAAATAAAATAGGTGCGGTAAAATACTCCATGAAATTTAACACGGAGTATTTGGCCGGTGTGCATTTTAGCGAGGGGAAATTAGGCGACGTTGTGAAAGGCGATAAACAGCTGGTTTATATTTTCTCGGCGTTATCAATAGTAATATTGGTAATCGCGTTGCTAAATTATATCAATCTGTCAACCGCCAGGGCTGCCGAAAGGGCAAAGGAAGTAGGGGTACGAAAAGTGAACGGTGCAGTTCAATCAAGCCTTGTGGGTCAGTTTTTGTTCGAGTCTTTTTTTGTTACCCTAATTGCACTGGTCATAGCCATTGCTTTAACAATAATAATGTTGCCGTTTTTAAATACCCTGCTTCAAATCAACATCTCTTTCTGGAGTTCGTTGATTAGTTTCCTTGTTATTTGCGGACTGGTTTTAGCCTCATCGTTATTAACAGGCTTATACCCGGCATTCGTATTGTCAGCTTTTCAGCCCATCACTGCCTTAAAGGGAAATTTTAAACATGTAGCAAAGGGGATAACTATGAGGAAAGTTATTACTGTTACCCAGTTTGTAATAGCAACGGTTATGATAGCGGGGGCATTCATTATGAACCGCCAGATAAATTACGTCCGGAACAGGTCATTGGGTTATGATAAAAACCAGGTATTAAGTATATCGCTGCCTTCAGATTCAGTGGCATTGCTGCGGGTTACGCCCTTTAATAATGCACTTCGGCAATTGAGCCAGGTAAAAGGCACCTCCGTTCAAAATGGGCTGTCAATAATTAACGGTATCCAGGCTAAGTCAACCACTATGATTAAATCAAATGGTACTAAGCGGGAATTAATGTCAAATTACTTTTCTGTTGATGATAAATTTATCCCCATACTGAATATGAAGCTTGCTGCCGGCAGAAATTTTTCAGAAAGTATGGCCACCGATAAAAAGGAAGGTTTTATTGTAAACGAGGCATTTGTAAAGCAGGTAGGGTGGAGCAATCCAATAGGCCAGCCTATAGAAGGATTTGATCATAAAGGATATGTAGTGGGTGTAGTTAAGAATTTTAATTACGAATCTATGCACAGTCCAATTGCACCGTTGGTAATGGTTTATACTACCTTTCGGCCTTCATCTGTTTTAGTAAAAATAAATCCAAATAACCTCCAACTGGTAAAAAATACATGGCAGACCTATTTTCCCGACGTGCCTTTTACTTTTGAGTTTATGGATAGCGCATTTAATATTGTTTATCAAAAGGATGTAACCAGTATTAAACTGTTTAACTACTTTACCATCCTTTCAATTGTTTTAGCCTGCCTGGGGTTGTACGGGCTTGCTCACCTAATGGCAACTCAGCGTACCAAAGAAATCGGGATCCGTAAGGTATTGGGCGCCGCAGTAAACCGGTTAATTATTTTGCTCGTAAAAGATTTTGTAAAGTTGATAGCTATAGCGGCTATTTTAGCCATTCCGGCCACCTGGCTCATAATGAACAAGTGGCTTACTTTATATGCTTATCACATTAATATCAATTGGTGGCTACTGGTTACACCTGTTTTTATGATCCTGCTCATTTCAATTTTGGTGATAAGTTATCAAACCATAAAAGTAGCGGTTACAAACCCGGTAAAAAGCTTAAAGAGCGAATGAAATATTTTATGCGTGTGCCATACTAGCTTCAATGCACTCTTTCACTGTTTTCAATACTTCAGCTATGTCAAATGGTTTGGCAATAAAAGCATCAGACCCGTAGTTGCCCAGTGAGTCAAGTACTCTTGGATATGCCGATAGCATAATAACGGGTATTGCAGAAGTTTCTTTGGTAGTTTTGATTTCATGGCAAAGTTCTCCGCCATTTATTCTTTCCAATAAAAAATCAAGCATTACAAGGTCGGGAGCGAATTGAGCAATGCTCTTTGTTATGGAATCAGTGTAATTTAGCCCTGTTACCTCGTATCCTTCCAGTTCAAGAAGCTCTTTAAGTATATTTAAGATATCCTGGTTATCTTCTACCAATAGGATTTTTTTTGCCATGTTTGATAATAGGTGGATTTATAACATTTAACGGCAACTATTGTTTAAAAAATATTTGTATAGAAACCAATGGCAGGCGCTCAGGTTTGCCGCAAAAACGTACTTTTATAAATGACTTTTGATTTTAAAGATAAGGATATACTGATCACCGGGGGCTCTGGTGGTATAGGAAGCGTTACCGCACGGTTATTTGCAGAGGCCGGCGCCAATGTCATAATTACCTATAACAATAATTTGGATGCGGCTAAACAGGTAATTTCTTCGCTTAAACCAGGTAATCACAGCATATACCAGCTGGATATAGCCATTCCGGAAGTTGTTCAGGAATTTTTTAGTTTATATTCAGAAAAATATAAAAAGCTGGATGTATTGGTTAACAATGCTGCAATATTTACAGAACATAAAATCCTTGAAACCAGTTACGAAAACTGGCAGAAAAGCTGGGACGATACACTTAGGGCTAACCTGGCCGGGCCCGCTAACATGTGCTATTTTGCGTCGCGTTTAATGATCAACCAAAACGGCGGAAAAATTATCAATATTTCGTCAAGGGGAGCATTTAGAGGTGAGCCTGATCATCCTGCTTATGGCGCAAGTAAAGCCGGATTGAACGCCATGAGCCAATCGCTGGCCATTGCTTTGGCTCCGCATAACATCAGTGTGCATGTTATTGCTCCGGGGTTTGTAGAAACTGATATGGCGGCGGGTGTGTTAAATAGCCCCGCGGGCGAGCAGATCAGGAAGCAAAGCCCTTTTGGCAGGGTTGCCAGGCCGGAAGAGGTGGCCCGGTTGATTGCAGTATATGCCAGTGAAGGGCTTGAATTTACAAGTGCAGGTATTGTTGATATTAACGGCGCATCGTATTTGCGGGGCTAATCTGCACACTTGTCTTAGGCCGGGTAACTACAGATTTTTTAAGCAAGCACAGGTCGCTTTGATAAACAGCGTTCAACCATGTGCATCACGGCATCTATATTAAATGGTTTTGCAATAAAGCCGTCACATCCATAGTCGCCCAGCGATTCTATAAACCGTGGATAACCGGAAAGTATGATAACCGGCAATGGCTGCGTTGTTGCATTGTTTTTTAATTCGCGGCATAATTCTCCGCCGTTTACCCCGGGGAGTAAAAAATCCAGCATCACCAGGTCGGGTTTGTGCTGCCATACACTTTCTGTAATGGACGGGGTGTGATTTAATCCGGCTACTTCATAGCCCTCTTCATTCAGCAGGTCTGTTAAGATGCAAAGTATATCATAGTCATCTTCAACGATAAGGATTCTCTTCGACATAAGATTGGCAATTGGTGATGATATAACAGCTAAACAAATGTTTTTGTTTAAAACTATCCAATCAAAAATAGGGCGATCTTTTGTCTTTAAAGTTAGGGGAATGTTATAAAATTAAGCCAATGCTTTTCTTACCGCGGGCGCTATTTTAGTACCATATAGTTCTATAGCCTTTAATACATCTGCATGCCGGGTGTGCCCGGTAACCAGTTGCGCCACAAACCTCGTGTTTTTAAAAAGTTCATGCTGCATCAGAATCTTATCAACAGCCTGCGACACGTCACCTACAATTAATGGTCCGTCTTTTCTTAACCATTCAAAATTTTGCCGGTTCATCGGGTCCCACCCGCGATCCCTGCCCACGCGGTTCATTAGCGCTTCATACGAAGGATAAAACTCATCGGCTGCGCGGCCTGAATTTTCAGCTACATAAAACTGTGATGAAATTGCCAGTTGCAGTTTAGCAACATCGTGCCCCGCCTTAGCTGCCGATTCCCTGTACAATTCTACAAAAGGAACAAAGTGTTTTGGTGCACTGCCCAGTATAGCGATGATCATTGGTAAATTTAAACTGCCGGCGCGTTTGGCAGATGCGGGTGTGCCGCCCACGCCTATCCAAACAGGAAGCGACTGCTGCAATGGCCGCGGATATACGCCCTGGTTAACAACAGGGGAACGGAACTTGCCCTTCCAATTCAGCATTTCATGCTTATTGATCTCTAAAAATAGCTCCAGCTTTTCTGTAAAAAGCGCATCGTAATCGTCAAGGTCAAAACCAAATAGCGGGAATGATTCAATAAACGATCCACGCCCGGCAATCATTTCAGCCCGGCCGCCTGAAATTAGGTCAACGGTAGCAAAGTTTTGAAAGGTTCTTAACGGATCGGCAGAACTTAAAACGGTTACCGAACTGGATAACCGGATGTTTTTGGTGATAGCAGCAGCGCCTGCCATCAGTATTTCAGGAGCGGATATTACGAAGTCAGACCTGTGGTGTTCGCCGAATGCAAAAACGTCAAGCCCAACCTCATCAGCCAGTTTAACCTCCTCAAGTAATTCCTGAACGCGTTTGTGTGCATTTACTGCTCCGCCTGGTTTATTGTCAGGCGTTACTTCGCCGAATGTACTGATGCCTAATTCCATATTAATTTTCGTAGTCCGGGAAAATTCTCCTGTAATTTTTTGTTACGATACAAAATTACCCATTTATTTTTGCTGCGCCCGGCGAAGCGTCAGGCAGGCGTCAATTTTCGTTTTGCTGCCTGAATATTGCCTGTACAGACCCATCTTTACCAAATGAATCAGCAAAAAATATTTGTACAAATGGCGCTGCACAGCTGGAATACTCAGCTTGCACGTGCCGAAAAAATATTCAGCAGCTTTAGCGAAGCCGCATTTTATTTGCCTGTAGCGCCCGGTAAAAACCGGGTCATTTACTTATACGGACATCTTGCCGCATATCACGATGCGCTCAAGGAAACACTGGGAATAGGTAAACGCACAGAGCCTGAATTTGCTGCTATATTTCTGCAAAATCCGGATGACAGCGATGCTGTGATGCCATCAATAACTGAATTGAAGAAATACTGGGAGCTTGTCCACAGCGAATTAAATGAACTGTTTGCCAATACGTCCGAAGATGACTGGTTTAAACGGCATAATGCAATGACCGACGAAGATTTTGAAAAAGATCCATCACGAAACCGTTTGAGCGTGCTGCTGAACAGGGCCAACCACATTGCTTATCACATTGGGCAGGTAATTTTGGTTAACCCCGGAAATAGTTAACGTTTTCCGGGTTAATTAACGTGAATTCTATATAGATATTAATGAAACATGTTAGTTATCAGTTATTTACATCTGGTTATTCCTTTGTAAAAATCAAATGTGCTGATAATCAGCATGTTTCACTTTGTTCCGGGTGTTCCGCATGCAAAAATGGAACGCGTTAGCGGCGTGAATACAAAAACTCACCTCATCTAAAACCCGGTTTCGCGCGGTTGCAGCGCGGTTTAGGTGTTAGGCGGCCTTTCGCTTATGTTGCACTCCAGTTAATTAAAAGCCTAATATTTTGTGGTCCTTATTCCAGCCTATTTTTAGCTTTCCGCTTTCATCATCGCTGGCACGGATGTGCAATACAACGCCCCGGTTTCTTCTTTTGGCCAGCTTAACTGAATCTGTGATATCAGCATCATTTTTTGGGTTACGCAGCGGCACATCCATTGTGATGTCCGTCCCGGTTTTTAGCCCGTAGGTGCCCGCTATATCGGCATTCAGCACGCTGGAGTTAAGCTGCATGGGGTTGATAACAATCTTGTCGCCCCTGATCTCAAAGTTAGCATCTAAACGCGGGATGGTGATCTCTCTGAGGTTTCGAAAAGGAAACGCAAACTTACCGACATTGATCAGCGGTTTGTAATTGAGCAATGCCGCATTTTGCAGGTTAATACTCGAGGTGCCGAAAATTGAAAGCGGCACCAGCCCGCCCGCATTACTGAGCCGGCCGGTAATTTTTGTGGTGGACGATAAAAAACCTTTAAGATTTTGATAGGTAATATCGGTAAGCCCGAAATTATCGAACGCTAAAAAGAATTCGCGGACATTTACATTATTTACAGTAGTATTCAGATTAAAATGATTCTGTGTTTTATCCTGGTAAATATTACCCCTCAGCTTTAGTGATCCGCCTGCATGCTTCACACTTGCATTACTTATCTGCACGCCATCGTCAGAAAGGTGAAGGTCAGCAACGGCGTCAGTAGCAAGAAATTTATTATAATGTACATTTGCCGCATTAATATGGATAGCTGCCTGCGCCTTATCCAAAACGGTGCCCAGCTGATCTACAATGTTCCCGCTGTTCCTCCTGTTAACCTTTTTTGTTTCAACATGCTGCCGGGTGCCCAGAAACCCGATAAACTCCCCGATATATAGCTGTGGGCTGTTAATTTGCCAGTCGATTACAATTTTCTCAGGCGCGTTGTAATAAAGGTTCAGGAAGTTATTGATCCTGCCCTTCATCAATACGACGCTCCTGCCGCTTTGCACCCGGATGTGATCTACAGTAAGGTCCTTTTTAGTAAAATGAAAAGAAACAGATGTGTTTTTAAAAGCAATATTACGCGGAACATAATTGATATCCGCATTTCTTAAATTGATATCGCCGGTCACTATCGGTTTATTAATCAGGTAATCAACAATATCGGCTTTGTAATGCAGTGTCATATCGGCTGTGCCTTTGCTAAACCTGGCCACGCTGCTGCCAAAAAGATAGTTGAAGTTAGTTGCCGGGAAGTTAGACTTGAAATTACCCGTGGCAATTGGTTTTTCCAGGTTGATAATACTGCCGGTATCAATAACGAAAGGCAAATGTCCATAACTGCCTTGAAATGCCGACAAC of Mucilaginibacter xinganensis contains these proteins:
- a CDS encoding LLM class flavin-dependent oxidoreductase, whose product is MELGISTFGEVTPDNKPGGAVNAHKRVQELLEEVKLADEVGLDVFAFGEHHRSDFVISAPEILMAGAAAITKNIRLSSSVTVLSSADPLRTFQNFATVDLISGGRAEMIAGRGSFIESFPLFGFDLDDYDALFTEKLELFLEINKHEMLNWKGKFRSPVVNQGVYPRPLQQSLPVWIGVGGTPASAKRAGSLNLPMIIAILGSAPKHFVPFVELYRESAAKAGHDVAKLQLAISSQFYVAENSGRAADEFYPSYEALMNRVGRDRGWDPMNRQNFEWLRKDGPLIVGDVSQAVDKILMQHELFKNTRFVAQLVTGHTRHADVLKAIELYGTKIAPAVRKALA
- a CDS encoding response regulator: MAKKILLVEDNQDILNILKELLELEGYEVTGLNYTDSITKSIAQFAPDLVMLDFLLERINGGELCHEIKTTKETSAIPVIMLSAYPRVLDSLGNYGSDAFIAKPFDIAEVLKTVKECIEASMAHA
- a CDS encoding ABC transporter permease gives rise to the protein MIKSYFKIAWRNIIRHKSFSFINIGGLSIGIAACLLISLYVHYQLSYDGYQVKKDRIIRITNLMHTPENDNVNMALTPALLASALNHNYPEVETAVRFEPDGGIMKVNNQLFREDNVYKADANIFNVFTFKFAAGDPFQALRDPSSMVISETLAKKYFTSGDAIGKSINHNGKTYRVSAVFYDLPENSDMKISALFAGDYSKVTTWLADDFSVYTFVLFKQKPDLTAFENKLAKISKQQIQPELNKIGAVKYSMKFNTEYLAGVHFSEGKLGDVVKGDKQLVYIFSALSIVILVIALLNYINLSTARAAERAKEVGVRKVNGAVQSSLVGQFLFESFFVTLIALVIAIALTIIMLPFLNTLLQINISFWSSLISFLVICGLVLASSLLTGLYPAFVLSAFQPITALKGNFKHVAKGITMRKVITVTQFVIATVMIAGAFIMNRQINYVRNRSLGYDKNQVLSISLPSDSVALLRVTPFNNALRQLSQVKGTSVQNGLSIINGIQAKSTTMIKSNGTKRELMSNYFSVDDKFIPILNMKLAAGRNFSESMATDKKEGFIVNEAFVKQVGWSNPIGQPIEGFDHKGYVVGVVKNFNYESMHSPIAPLVMVYTTFRPSSVLVKINPNNLQLVKNTWQTYFPDVPFTFEFMDSAFNIVYQKDVTSIKLFNYFTILSIVLACLGLYGLAHLMATQRTKEIGIRKVLGAAVNRLIILLVKDFVKLIAIAAILAIPATWLIMNKWLTLYAYHININWWLLVTPVFMILLISILVISYQTIKVAVTNPVKSLKSE
- a CDS encoding SDR family NAD(P)-dependent oxidoreductase; translation: MTFDFKDKDILITGGSGGIGSVTARLFAEAGANVIITYNNNLDAAKQVISSLKPGNHSIYQLDIAIPEVVQEFFSLYSEKYKKLDVLVNNAAIFTEHKILETSYENWQKSWDDTLRANLAGPANMCYFASRLMINQNGGKIINISSRGAFRGEPDHPAYGASKAGLNAMSQSLAIALAPHNISVHVIAPGFVETDMAAGVLNSPAGEQIRKQSPFGRVARPEEVARLIAVYASEGLEFTSAGIVDINGASYLRG
- a CDS encoding BamA/TamA family outer membrane protein, which codes for MKFFLSLGIFIVSILLAAQLSAQQNPVILKRIPVGRKVGVIKDTVTIDTLSSNNKVSIRDQKDIGDVLTKLFHSKPSPEVDSITSKPEISLAPAIGYTLLSRFALVLSGNAIFKTGPQSRISTVIASASYTQNKQLILPVQTNIWSKDNRYNFVGEYQYYKYPQSTYGLGSNSNIKNADPMDYSYFKFYQTALRRIAGNLYAGLGFIFGTHWNISDKGDINGAIPDYAVYGKASHTVASGLTFNMLLDSRDNAINPLKGGYAAIQYRDNYSFLGSTTPWRSLIIDLRKYFRLSDNSDNVLAFWSYNWLILSGRPGYLDLPSTQWDGNSATGRGYIQGRFRGAQMVYLESEYRFKITRNGLLGGVLFLNGESFSAAPGTSLQRIQPGYGPGLRLKLNKKSNTNITIDYGFGRQGSNGLFIDVGEAF
- a CDS encoding DinB family protein, producing MNQQKIFVQMALHSWNTQLARAEKIFSSFSEAAFYLPVAPGKNRVIYLYGHLAAYHDALKETLGIGKRTEPEFAAIFLQNPDDSDAVMPSITELKKYWELVHSELNELFANTSEDDWFKRHNAMTDEDFEKDPSRNRLSVLLNRANHIAYHIGQVILVNPGNS
- a CDS encoding response regulator, which codes for MSKRILIVEDDYDILCILTDLLNEEGYEVAGLNHTPSITESVWQHKPDLVMLDFLLPGVNGGELCRELKNNATTQPLPVIILSGYPRFIESLGDYGCDGFIAKPFNIDAVMHMVERCLSKRPVLA
- a CDS encoding AsmA family protein, giving the protein MARWLKISLIIFASLVLFFIVVLAGLSIYISSHKTKVIAMVTAELNKNLDGKLTVGDVKTSLFERFPSLSVKLENVSLRDKQFERHHHTLLNTRSFDVAVNFKQLLKGNVNIDHIDITGANIDLFTDSSGYTNTSIFKKDTTKANKGTGKNDLTQIGKFNLKEVIFTVDDRKAKKLFKFEVERLNGKINFPDTGWAAETDLKVMARSMAFSTVHGSFIKNKLIEGRLKGGYNSSTGVISVRSDDFSIGGDDFNVTASFNTKKKPADFTFFITADQLLWRHASSLLAPNISQKLNLFNLDKPIAITATIKGTFGPGDPFLYITAGVNNNKLSGPGWVIDDVSFKGVFTNNYIKGKGFTDANSIIRLSAFQGSYGHLPFVIDTGSIINLEKPIATGNFKSNFPATNFNYLFGSSVARFSKGTADMTLHYKADIVDYLINKPIVTGDINLRNADINYVPRNIAFKNTSVSFHFTKKDLTVDHIRVQSGRSVVLMKGRINNFLNLYYNAPEKIVIDWQINSPQLYIGEFIGFLGTRQHVETKKVNRRNSGNIVDQLGTVLDKAQAAIHINAANVHYNKFLATDAVADLHLSDDGVQISNASVKHAGGSLKLRGNIYQDKTQNHFNLNTTVNNVNVREFFLAFDNFGLTDITYQNLKGFLSSTTKITGRLSNAGGLVPLSIFGTSSINLQNAALLNYKPLINVGKFAFPFRNLREITIPRLDANFEIRGDKIVINPMQLNSSVLNADIAGTYGLKTGTDITMDVPLRNPKNDADITDSVKLAKRRNRGVVLHIRASDDESGKLKIGWNKDHKILGF